One stretch of Zootoca vivipara chromosome 8, rZooViv1.1, whole genome shotgun sequence DNA includes these proteins:
- the PSMG4 gene encoding proteasome assembly chaperone 4: MEELPEPGEEAAEPVSAASAVAAEGERISVHNFCGRLSEQLVHFHAMRLRDSLFLWVGEGPQLGNLAVAMCTPRDSIPASTLLFGDSSNSTSNSLAQKLASKTKKQIFVSYNIKNTDSSFILLVENRIKEEMTIFPDKF; this comes from the exons ATGGAGGAGCTGCCGGAACCGGGGGAAGAGGCCGCCGAGCCGGTCTCGGCTGCGTCCGCTGTGGCCGCGGAGGGCGAGCGGATCTCGGTGCACAACTTCTGCGGGCGCCTGTCGGAGCAGCTGGTGCACTTCCACGCCATGCGCCTGCGGGACTCGCTCTTCCTCTGGGTCGGGGAAGGGCCCCAGCTCGGCAACCTGGCCGTGGCCATGTGCACCCCGCGC GACTCCATTCCAGCATCTACTTTACTCTTTGGCGACTCCTCCAACAGCACCTCCAATTCACTAGCCCAAAAATTAG cCAGCAAGACTAAAAAGCAGATTTTCGTCAGctataatattaaaaatacagacaGCAGCTTCATACTACTTGTGGAAAACCGAATCAAGGAGGAAATGACAATATTTCCAGACAAGTTTTAG